In one Chlamydia sp. BM-2023 genomic region, the following are encoded:
- a CDS encoding hydrolase gives MKKLFKNIQSQNSTKTIPADKILMSCGDTTTAENTMSKPWNVSGNPITNISRTANPPANPPATPAGNSIVIKSDLTDYLEKGGVTISGIYLRLKGGLVVGDINMSNHSITGLPSSYSGATIDPADMASVGIVNEDIGPIIKKVNDLIKRITDLDSGPDLDQLITDLGSPGTDGILANPEKAKWLVLDGKNSMLGPLDFQRIPASPPDVPDPTIKALGITGSTASGTTALGVISAATDPALLDRIVAVQDLKETLDAITKNTAATTNYPGWTGMDVPFICLKQSTGGSSTPNHIDSKSSEKYLTYVDESNVTLLRRGIYFVSFMYDFTQTATPPTTPTDVSCTISLTPNGSSGSSGTKTAYYTLTGKSDNTLIGQTYVLVEGDTASLSTKLSIEVTPNTSISKKSWTASFRACY, from the coding sequence ATGAAAAAGCTTTTTAAAAATATACAATCTCAAAATTCTACAAAAACTATACCTGCTGATAAGATTTTAATGTCATGCGGCGATACTACTACTGCCGAAAACACCATGAGCAAACCATGGAATGTTTCCGGAAATCCAATAACAAATATATCTCGTACGGCAAATCCTCCAGCTAACCCTCCAGCAACTCCTGCAGGAAACAGCATCGTCATCAAAAGTGATCTAACTGATTACTTGGAAAAAGGTGGCGTTACTATATCCGGAATCTATCTAAGGCTAAAAGGTGGATTGGTTGTTGGAGATATTAATATGTCCAATCATTCAATTACCGGCTTACCTTCTTCTTATAGCGGTGCTACCATCGATCCTGCTGATATGGCTTCCGTGGGAATTGTTAATGAGGATATTGGGCCGATTATTAAGAAGGTGAACGATCTAATTAAGCGTATCACAGACCTTGACTCCGGACCGGATTTAGATCAATTGATCACGGATTTAGGTTCACCGGGAACAGATGGAATTCTCGCGAATCCTGAAAAAGCTAAGTGGCTTGTTCTTGATGGGAAAAATTCTATGTTAGGTCCTTTGGATTTTCAAAGGATTCCTGCATCCCCTCCAGATGTGCCCGATCCGACTATTAAAGCGCTTGGGATAACCGGTTCTACTGCATCAGGAACAACGGCTCTAGGGGTTATTAGTGCTGCCACAGATCCAGCTTTGCTTGATAGGATAGTCGCTGTTCAAGATCTTAAGGAAACTTTAGACGCGATTACCAAAAATACGGCTGCGACTACTAATTATCCAGGTTGGACGGGTATGGATGTCCCATTTATTTGCCTCAAGCAGAGTACTGGTGGGTCATCAACGCCTAATCATATTGATTCTAAAAGTTCTGAAAAGTATCTAACCTATGTGGATGAAAGCAACGTTACTTTACTACGTAGAGGTATATATTTTGTTTCTTTCATGTATGACTTTACTCAGACAGCAACACCCCCAACAACGCCAACGGATGTAAGTTGTACAATATCACTCACACCAAACGGTAGTAGTGGTTCCAGTGGTACGAAAACCGCATACTATACTCTAACAGGAAAGTCTGATAATACATTAATTGGCCAGACTTATGTTTTAGTAGAGGGTGATACAGCATCTCTTTCAACAAAATTGAGTATTGAGGTGACGCCGAATACTTCAATATCTAAAAAGTCTTGGACAGCGTCTTTTAGGGCTTGTTATTAA